One stretch of Anabas testudineus chromosome 24, fAnaTes1.2, whole genome shotgun sequence DNA includes these proteins:
- the mrpl19 gene encoding 39S ribosomal protein L19, mitochondrial: protein MAACTGRLDKIMFSLRLLRAPKFQNERFISTSHCCLAPVNSSEPPKFIPPAKPVIIDKTQIVVSLRKFLSPEFIPPRQRTVAFKFAVERKDMISRRKVLDIPEFYVGSILAVSMADPSASGKTNRFVGICIKRGGSGLGATFILRNIIDNQGVEICYELYSPRIQKIEVLKLEKRLDDNLMYLRDALPEYSTVDPDMKPALLSPTGEVPVNKIKVKMRPKPWSKRWERPKFNIQGIRFDQCLTPEQMEHAQKWAEPWREYDMLKEYDTTKLEEEIFSEVQKEMSK from the exons ATGGCAGCCTGCACTGGGCGGCTCGACAAGATTATGTTTTCTCTCAGATTATTACGAGCTCCCAAGTTCCAGAATGAAC gTTTTATATCCACTTCTCATTGTTGTCTTGCTCCTGTGAATAGCAGCGAGCCACCCAAATTCATCCCTCCAGCTAAACCTGTCATCATAGATAAAACACAGATTGTGGTCTCGCTGCGAAA GTTTCTGAGTCCAGAGTTTATCCCTCCCAGACAGAGAACAGTCGCTTTCAAGTTTGCTGTTGAGAGGAAAGACATGATCAGCAGGAGGAAAGTACTCGACATCCCTGAGTTCTACGTTG GGAGCATCCTGGCAGTTTCCATGGCTGACCCCAGTGCCAGTGGGAAAACAAACCGCTTTGTTGGCATCTGTATTAAGAGGGGTGGATCGGGCCTGGGAGCCACATTTATCTTGAGGAACATTATTGACAACCAAG GTGTGGAGATCTGTTATGAGCTATACAGTCCTCGTATACAGAAGATAGAAGTGCTAAAGCTGGAGAAAAGGCTGGACGACAACCTAATGTACCTGAGAGATGCTCTGCCTGAGTACAGCACCGTGGACCCAGACATGAAACCAGCACTGCTCTCTCCTACTGGAGAGGTGCCTGTAAATAAG ATCAAGGTAAAGATGCGCCCAAAACCATGGTCTAAACGCTGGGAGCGACCCAAGTTCAACATCCAGGGCATCCGCTTTGACCAGTGCCTGACTCCGGAGCAGATGGAGCACGCTCAGAAGTGGGCAGAGCCTTGGCGGGAGTATGACATGCTGAAGGAGTATGACACAACCAAACTAGAGGAGGAGATCTTCAGTGAGGTTCAGAAAGAGATGAGCAAGTAA